CCCTTAAATGTTGTGAGGTATGAACTCAATGACCTTCTGGGAAGAAGTCACATCAGCCCTGCAGAGAACAAATGACTCTAGCAGGCAGGTGAAGGACTCAGGAAATAAGACTTATAGTGAACATATccctgagatgatcatatggtctcttgctttcttccttcaaGTAACATAAAATCACCGTGCAGGGCGGGATCTGGATCTGGTCATGTGTGTCTAGATGTGTTAGGGTTGGAGCGGCTCTTaggggagttaaaaaaaaaaatgctaaaaactaaaattctgcatttttaaggATTTGTCTTAAACTTCCTCCAAAGAAATTTCTGGATGGTAGATTTACCATCTGGATGGTAAATAGTATCACTTGTTTAAGTTATGGCTAAAGCGAGCATGGCCTGCCTGCTGCTACCAAAGTCCATCAGTCTGTCCAGCTAtactggggcagggggagcatcTGGGTGAGTCTCATAGAACTCTGACCCTTATAGCCTGGAATGAGGGCCACACAAGTACCATTCCCTGTAAAACCAAATagaattggagcacctgggtggctcactcagttaagcatctgacttccgcccaagtcatgatctcatggttggtgagttcgagccccgcctctgcgctgtgctgacagctcagagcctggagcctgctttggattctgtgtctgccacttcctctgttcttcccttccccatgttctagctctctgtctctcaaaaataagtaaacattaaaactaaataGGTTCTGGGACTTTGGGGTATACACTCGTCAGAAATGGGActgaaagcctttttaaaaatcaaccttAAAAATTCATTATGAATAATTACAACTTGACCCTAGAAGGTTCCAAAGGGCTCATTACCTCAATGACCTTAAGTACCAAAATAATATTGCTTGTGCTAAGCtgagggtggggcacctgggtggctcagtcggtgcagcgtcagacttcggctcaggtcatgatctctgtctgtgagttcaagccccgcgtcgggctctgtgctgacaactcagagcctggaggctgcttccgattctgtgtctccttctctccctgcccctccccaacttgtactctatgtctatgtctctcaaaaaataagacttttttttttttaaagaaaagctaagTGTGACCTAATTCACTTCCAAACATCATCTCCGGGGTAGAGAGTAACAGGAGGGAGGTCTTGAGAGGGGAAGGACGAGCTCAGAGGACTGGAGTGTGATGAGAACGGCTCAAACATGCTGCGCGACCCGGAAATGGTCAGCCACCACACTTTATGGCGCTTCTTGGAAACCACCGCCAAAGGACCGCAGGCAAGCAGAGGTGGCTTCCCGAGGTCTCTGCGGGTGACAAGCGGGAGGGGCTGCAGGTGCAGGAGCCCGGGGAGGGGACAGTGGCGCCCCGGCTCCCTCAGCTCTCCACGACAGCGGTGGCCTGCGTTGCCGGGCGCACAGCCAAGTGGGAAGTGGGGGGCCCGGGGGGGTCCCCGTGCTCTGGGAAGGCCTGCGGCTCCTTCAGTTCCAGCACCAGCCGGCTCAGGAGGCCTTTGAGCAGCTGCATTTCCCGCAGCAGAAGGTCCACGTCGGGTTTCAGGGCTGCGGCGGCCGATGGCTCCCAGGGCGTCGGCGGCGGGGCGCAGGCCGGGGGCCCAGCAGTGGGGGCTCTGCCCGCGGGGAACCGCAGCCCCGGAGAGGTGATGTTCGGGACGGAGGTGACCGGAGCGGCCGATCGGGACACAGGGGGCTTTCTGAAGGAAAGCGGCTGGTTGCCGGGCGCCAAGGCTGCGGCCTGTGGGACTGGGGCGGTGGTGGACGCCGAGTCCGGGGCGGCACCTGCGAACGCAACACGCGAGAACCGCGCGGCTGCTCTCACCCTCCCGCGGCCTGGGCGCTCGCGTGGGCACGCGGGGTACGCGGGCCGGAGGGGGGTAAGGAGGGACGGcgtggggtggagggaagggaggaggggggggcgtTGAGGAAGGCATCGTGGATGGAGCGGAGAGGACGAAGGGAGGGTAGCAGTGAGGAGGGTGGAGAGGATGGggtgaagaggagggagggaggggagggctggaaaggggagggggtgcgggggaggggacagggaggaggggagggatggggaggagaggggggatgcggagggcagggatggggacggggtggagaggagggaggaaggagatgctgcgcagagaacagaagagagggggagtagtgaaaaggggaaggaggtgcagaggagggagggaggggaggagtaaggagggcagagggggtgaGGTGGAGAAGAAGAGATAGGAGGGGTagtgaggaggggtggggaggacgcAGCGGGTagggtggagagaagggaggggaggagtgagGAAGACGGGGTagagatggggaggagaggagggggaagggtgaggagggcgggggggggcgggggggggactgGGGTGGGAAATGCGGAAGAGAGGGGAGCAGTGAAGAGGAGGGGtgaggtggagaggagggagggcggGCGAGAACGGCgagctggaggggtggggtggctcgAGGGAGACTCGGGgcgcggaggcggcggcggggctGCGCGCCCGGGGTCGGGGGGCGTCCCCGGGGGTGCGGTCACTCACCGCGCCCGGGGAGCTGCAGCCAAGGGCTGCGTTTCCGGACGCTCCGCGTGGCGGTGGCGGCCTCGCACCAGTACGATTCGAGCTCCTCGACCTCGGGCTCGGGGACCGTGTACTCGGCGCCCCAGTCGAAGCGGCGCACGGGGCGGCTGTACTTGTAGAAGGCGAACTGCAGCGGCGTGTCGCGCTTCTGCGGGTGCAGGCGGGTGTCGCAGCGCACCGCCACCCCGCCGCGGGCCTCCGCCCGGCCGGCCACCCTGAGCACCGGCGCCGGGAACAGCTCTGCAGAGAGGAGTTCCAGGGGCTGAGCGTGCACGGCGGGCCGGCGCAGGGGCCCCAGGGGACGAGGTCCTCGCGGACGCGgagaaggggtgggaggaggctggGTGCGCGCCGAGGAGGGAGGAAGCCTCCCgaaaggcggggcggggggctcgAGGGACGGGGAAAGCTTGCAAGGGGGAAGGACCCGGCCTGACGCTTCCTGTCACATCCCGATGACCTCCAGTTGGGGTCCCGCGGCCTAGAGGGGTGGCTGCGCCTTCTGCCTGGGGCTGTGGACTGAGCCGCCGCCTATTGGAGTCCCCACCCCGAGTGAGAAGCCAGAGCGTGCTGGAAGGAAGTGACACCCGCCCCCGCGCAGGCTGTGCCTCGGTGTCGCCTTCACTGCGCAGGGGAGGAGAGGCGAGAGCGTGCGTGGCCGGCGGGAGAAATCCGCCGCGTGGCAGCTACctgacccccgccccccctgcccgcCCGGTGCCCGTCCCCGAATTTCCCGGGACTCGCTCGCCTCCCTCCCGGGCCCCCGGTGTCCCCCACCTTGCACGGTCACGGCCACCTTGGCGGAGAACATGGGCGCGCTCTCCACCGGGATGCGCATGGTGCCCGAGCACTGGTAGCGGCCGCTGTCGCTGGCGCGCGCCTGTGGCACCGTGTAGTTGGCGCTGGAGTGGAAGTAGCGCACCGCCTTGCCGTCGTGGTAGTAGTGAAGCTTATACACCACCTTGTCGTACCAGCCGCGGCAGCGCACGACCAGCGGCTCGCCCTCGAACACCGCGGCGTAGGGCACTTGCAGGATCAGCCAGTCTACGACAGTCCCCACAGACAGGCCTGACTCCGAGAGAACTCCAGCCCTGGGAGTCTCCCTTCTTCTCCGCCTCCCCGCCGCCCTCCCCGCACGGTTGCTCTCCTCGTCCTCgccagctccctccctgctcccgaAGCAGCCCGCGCGCGAGAagactcccccgcccccacccccagacacacGCGTTTTAGTTGAGACCTGCTTGTCCC
This genomic interval from Prionailurus viverrinus isolate Anna chromosome F1, UM_Priviv_1.0, whole genome shotgun sequence contains the following:
- the FCRLB gene encoding Fc receptor-like B isoform X3, which encodes MGERSRNASQDSGGSTGHLLSLLPHPTPGHLHRSGGRSVMWSLTALLLLVPSGGQAATLEKPVLSLHPPWTTIFKGERVTLRCDGYHPPLLELRPISTLWYSGHLLLPSHKKSIEVQTPGVYRCQTRGAPVSDPIHLSVSNELFPAPVLRVAGRAEARGGVAVRCDTRLHPQKRDTPLQFAFYKYSRPVRRFDWGAEYTVPEPEVEELESYWCEAATATRSVRKRSPWLQLPGRGAAPDSASTTAPVPQAAALAPGNQPLSFRKPPVSRSAAPVTSVPNITSPGLRFPAGRAPTAGPPACAPPPTPWEPSAAAALKPDVDLLLREMQLLKGLLSRLVLELKEPQAFPEHGDPPGPPTSHLAVRPATQATAVVES
- the FCRLB gene encoding Fc receptor-like B isoform X2 → MWSLTALLLLVPSGGQAATLEKPVLSLHPPWTTIFKGERVTLRCDGYHPPLLELRPISTLWYSGHLLLPSHKKSIEVQTPGVYRCQTRGAPVSDPIHLSVSNDWLILQVPYAAVFEGEPLVVRCRGWYDKVVYKLHYYHDGKAVRYFHSSANYTVPQARASDSGRYQCSGTMRIPVESAPMFSAKVAVTVQELFPAPVLRVAGRAEARGGVAVRCDTRLHPQKRDTPLQFAFYKYSRPVRRFDWGAEYTVPEPEVEELESYWCEAATATRSVRKRSPWLQLPGRGAAPDSASTTAPVPQAAALAPGNQPLSFRKPPVSRSAAPVTSVPNITSPGLRFPAGRAPTAGPPACAPPPTPWEPSAAAALKPDVDLLLREMQLLKGLLSRLVLELKEPQAFPEHGDPPGPPTSHLAVRPATQATAVVES
- the FCRLB gene encoding Fc receptor-like B isoform X1, which translates into the protein MGERSRNASQDSGGSTGHLLSLLPHPTPGHLHRSGGRSVMWSLTALLLLVPSGGQAATLEKPVLSLHPPWTTIFKGERVTLRCDGYHPPLLELRPISTLWYSGHLLLPSHKKSIEVQTPGVYRCQTRGAPVSDPIHLSVSNDWLILQVPYAAVFEGEPLVVRCRGWYDKVVYKLHYYHDGKAVRYFHSSANYTVPQARASDSGRYQCSGTMRIPVESAPMFSAKVAVTVQELFPAPVLRVAGRAEARGGVAVRCDTRLHPQKRDTPLQFAFYKYSRPVRRFDWGAEYTVPEPEVEELESYWCEAATATRSVRKRSPWLQLPGRGAAPDSASTTAPVPQAAALAPGNQPLSFRKPPVSRSAAPVTSVPNITSPGLRFPAGRAPTAGPPACAPPPTPWEPSAAAALKPDVDLLLREMQLLKGLLSRLVLELKEPQAFPEHGDPPGPPTSHLAVRPATQATAVVES